From Pseudorasbora parva isolate DD20220531a chromosome 14, ASM2467924v1, whole genome shotgun sequence:
CCATcgatgccaataaagaacctgTATTTTTAACGGTGTACCTTTACGGAACTAAAATATATGGGAATATATTACATAGTATTACATAATACATTTCCATATATGGGAAACTAGTGCTTAAATTATACTGTGATATATATTGACCATGTATGCCtatatcttcttcttcttctttcggctgttcccttcaggggtcgccacagcgaatcatctgcctccatctatttctatcctctgtatcctcttctctcagaccgactaccttcatgtcctccttcactacatccaaaaacctcctctttggtcttcctcttgacctcctgtctggcagctctaacctcagcatccctTTACCCAGGGCCGTACCCAGGATTTTCTAAATACCGAGGTCCAAATATGAATTTTAAGACATAAGAAAATCAAAGAATCAGCtaactgtagctttaaaaccatgtcagtgtgcagtatacattattttaagaagacaacagatttttataaatgagaatctggttaaatgttgcaacaaaattagactccaaattagaaaatcagaaaatctgttttgttgttgaatTGAGCCAAAGACGACATATGTGTGACTCCGTCTTTGAAAACCTAGCTAAAGTAaatttttgtgatttacattatgtaaagaacattatttgaacatataaccttgatatatttaatgttgaatgagtaagctcatgtcaaagatagaaatcaatgtgaaaatataaccaatgagtgaaatcaaaatttgatgCTCCTAATCTCAATATTAGATTATGAGACTTTATCCTGGATTTCACAGACAAAAATCACATTATGTGTAGCAATTAGGAATATATTGCAGGCGAATGCTTTTTCTATTCTGAGCACAGTGGGCTACCTGCTCTTTCGGTCTCATCGCCATCATCTTCTCTCTTTATTTTTCCCCCAGTCTCCTTCTCTTGCCCtgtatcttttctcttttcaaagctgagctttgtttgaagcattcttttcattttcgtctgtatcggtaaaaacaaagttgtaaatgtaaatttactgaAGGCTTCCAAGAAAACCAGGTAAAGAAAACGTTATTAGTTTGCATCCCTGATTATTAAGCGGTGTTGTGATGTCAAACATCAGTTGTTGTTCGAAGCGCCGGTTGGTGGTTGTGGCATTTGTCCcgcctctcctccactgtgattggacattgATGTTCACCCAAAGTTGAACTGCGGACCCTCAACgtgtaaaaatggacaaaacctgccagctgttggcgctattgaaaagtgcggcgcatccattggaaacaattgaaaacatacGCCGGGCGAGGCTAGAACACATGTTTGTACACGCCgccttaataggctattattttGCAACTTCTATTATGCCCACCTCTGAGAATTaccgaggtccggacctcgggGACCTCAATGGTGGGTACGGCCCTGCTTTTACCGatgtattcactctccctcctctgaacatgtccaaaccatctcaacctggcctctctaactttgtctccaaaacatctcacatgtgctgccCCTCTGATGCACTCATTCCTGATCcaatccatcctcgtcactcccaaagagaacctcaacatcttcagctctgctacctctagctcttcctcctgtcttttcttcagtgcaactgtctccaaaccatacaacatcgctggtctcactactgtcctgtacacctttcctttcattcttgctggtacacttttatcacacaacagacctgacacttttctccccccattccaacctgcctgcacacatgcttcttcacctcttttccacactccccattgctctggactgttgaccctaagtacttaaaatcctgcaccttctttacctcttctccctgtaacctcactgttccacttgtttttttctcattcacacacatgtattttgCTGCGACTgaccttcattcctcttctctccagagcaaacctccacctaCTCCCTGCTCTCaatacagatcacaatgtcatccgcaaacatcatagtaTATATGTATGGCTATATATTGACACATAAAATATTTAGCAATGAAGACAAAAATAGCATTACATGTTATATTCATAACATTTTATcctttattgtgtacatacataaaTACGTTTTTCATTATATGGGAACATATATGTGCGATATatgtacacacatatatacacactttCACAGAATACGTTACAATCAGTGGTTTCAGCAGACTTCTAGTTCCCAGCGTGCTTTGCGTctgactgttaaaggagagtaaatgttcaaattaagtgttatttcaTGTGTTTTCCTCAATATTAATGATCTGTTGGTGTTTCATGGTCTATTTTTTtgaaattgaaaatgttttCTGACATGTGTGAGTTATTGGGGTTACATTGTGCCGAATGAAGAGCCTAGGTTGACAATTGGCCGAACACCATTAATACTTtaataactttattaaaaaagCGATGGTTGTGCTTTTTTTCAGCACAGTGATAGACTCTTGCTATGTGTAAGTGCGCTTGTGCTTTTGATAGCTAACTATATTAAAACAGtaaacaatttaaattattaaacatatttacgtaaatatatttgcaatatattacacaTGCAGTACCATATCTGATCCCATATTGATCTATATTATGTGTGTATTATTACTGAATATAAAACTAGCTACATATATTATGATATATTAGTAAATATAGTgtcatatttttcaatataGGAAAATCGGCAATTCCttacattattaaatatattgtgataggctatattaacataatatattattctgtatattttaaaatttaccGTTATATAATTTAATAGGCTATATTGATCATTCGTATAAGGAAAAAATAATTCTTTGCGTATAAGGGTTTTACTGCAGTGGAGATAATTATATTCCTTAGGATTTAGATATCTTAATAGTAGACTACAACCCACTATTACTACAGCCTACACTGAATACAATGAATACAACAGAATTACACATCATAATAAAACGAAACTATCATTTGAGGAATTATAGGTAATAAAACAGAAGTAGTGTAAACAATACAGTAGTGTGTAGGCCATGAATTAATTAATGCACATTCAGTCATGAATATAGTCTATCTTTGAATATATCTTTGAAAATTTCAGATGAAATCATTTATCATATGTTGATAACCTATAATTGTTTTTGTAGGGTTCGGACGCCAAAAGCCCCCAACCCAGATCAGTGCAAAACAGAAAAATCCCCACTGATTTATCATTTCTTATAGGCTAATCTTTGATTTGTCCTTCCCCGTTCCGATTCATCAACATTACAGCGACGGTGAAATTCTTATGTTTCTGAATCTGTTGTAGCCTATGCGACATTTAACAAAATGTGAAACCGAAAGAATGAAGAACCGGTGACTTACCGTCCAAAAAAAAATGCGAAATAAAAGAGCAATATCAGCTTCGTCATGTTGTTGTAGAATCCAAGATCATAACCAACCCGTTCCGAGCTGAGGTGATCGACGTGGCGTTCCTGTCGTGTCTTCGTTTAGTCACAAACCGCGCGCACAAAACGAGTGACATGGACCTGTCATGGGGGTGGcacctttgaaaaaaaaaaaaagtgttgactGTTGAGGATTTTTGAGAAGATTTTAGTTATACCATCACAAAAGAACAAAATGTTCGCTCACGAATATCATTTAGGTTATGTTATAAATGTTAATTTACTGTTTAGGCCTACATTTATTAACGATCATTTCAATATTTGCTCTGCTTATTTTCAAGTCAAAACAGAAACGTAGACAGTATTGTAGTAGGCTATTGTAGTACAATATCCAAAAATATGAtcctaaaattaaaaaaataaaaaaaaataaaatatatatatatatatatatatatatatatatatatatatatatatatatatatatatatatatatatatatatatatatatcctaaaaATATCCTAAATTATGATTTGTATTGCTGGTGGTATCCAATCTCTGTGCATTTTGTAGTGTTCTTGCTTGTAGTTTCTGTGATTGTACTCATGAGGGCAGAGGAAGGGAAAACCTGATCAGTATGTTCCATTTTATGTTTGTCAGACTGAGGAATCGATTTTGGAGACCaaaagtttttatttgaacATTAAACTTGAAATCAACATAAGACTAGGCATAGTTTATACATGGCCAGATAATGTATTCTTTTGTAATTCTAAAGGTTTTCTGGCATGTGTAAGTTGTTGGGGTTACCATTGTACCATCTTTTACAGATGAAAAATTAGGCTTCAGTAGGCTAAATCAGTTCAGATTTTgatcaatatgtaatatttgttAGACTAAACGTTTGAAATGTACAAAATTTTAAATTCAGGAGTTCAAACAGACATTTGACAACACAGATGGTTATTGCTTAAGATGATTTGTTTTGTGAAGTTCCTAAATGTAATATTAGGGAGAAGCAAGCCCAATCTTCCAATCAACAGCCAACATGCTGAGTAGGCTATTGCTATCCTCTCCTCAGATGtttccaagggggtaatctagcactcggaaagtgTACCttccataggggcggccattgctaaccaagccatcacctgctgttagcatcccattgactcccattcatttttgagtcactttgacagtgaataactttacatctgagacgtttaaagactccatttgtccattgtttatttctaaagaaacacgacaatgcataaaaggctccgttaccttgtatcttacactatcgccccgcagaagctgtttttgtaaaaataggctaacgattgcgtcataaccaacgcgactctgtcgcacagttgagaaattaccgtatagacctgaggagacgctcgcaggcaatcttttactgtctatgagacagtcggggggacgtggagacataaagtctgataaagtcaaaggggaaaaatggggagaagcccatagtgagccaaaagcaacgggagaaagtATTTAAACAACgcgattcagctttcactttccacaactactagaagactcacagctgtcagacaggaggctcacgtcacatctacgtcgtcaagctcagtctgagcctgcgcagttcgctcagccatcaggaagtgagtgcccctaggttgacttcattctttcgccgttgacgtcaatgggagcgctcggtccatttcttttactgtctatggatgtTTCAGCATCCAAACATCTCCCCAAACTACATAATCTACATAATCATATCCAATCGGCCTATTTAATCACTGTAGGATTATATCAGAGCTCGAGTTGAAGCTGCTTCATCGAGTCTCAGTGGACAGCAAGACACATTAATTTAACCTAATATTTTAAGGTTAAGTAAAATACACATCAGAGTAGTGACTGTACAGTCATTCTATCACTTCACCTCTAAACAAGGAACTGCATCTCATCTCATCAAGAACCAGTTTCAGAGTTCATTTCAAAAAAGCCTTGGCTGCTTTAGACTTATGGAGAGGTAGAGCTGTCTGCGAGCTCGTGATGAAAATGCGTCACACATTCGTTTTTTTCTGTCTGTGGATATTGTACTTAGCTGGTAAGTATTCAATATTTTTAGTCAGAGTTTTAGTAAAGCAGCATCAGTGACTGTGGAACTTCTGATCTCCAGATGTGTGTGGTGTTGAGACCAGCGAAACAGAGACGATATCAGCGATGGAGGGCGATTCTGTCACTCTAAACACTGATGTTACTGAACTACAGAGACATGTGATAGTGTGGACGTTTGGACCTCAAGGCACTCACATCGCTAAAATCAATGTGCACAATGAGACCTTCCACGATGGTGCCgatgggagattcagagacagactgaagctggactcTCAGAccggatctctgaccatcacaaacatcaGCACAGAACATGCTGGACTTTATCAAATCGAAATGGTCGTTGAAAACAACATCTCAATCAAGAAATTCATTGTCAACGTCTATGGTAAGCAGAGCAatatatgcactttttttttttgcctcttTCTGAATTCAAATTAGGATTAAGGCATGATTTTCTGTAATACTTTTTCTGTAAGTTTTCCATTAAATATGATGTTATTTTatggaaattttattttaaaaacatgggGCGTGGCTTTGAACATTACCTTGTTATGAAACCCTAAACAAACATGGTGATGGAAAAATATAAGATGGAaggaaatatatttcaatgcttTTACGTTCTTTCACAAACATTTTGAGTGCTTTGCGAGTGAACGCAAGTTTCTCGATGGAACATAAAAGGTTTTGCAAAGCAAATGCAAAGTTTCCCTGATAAAAAGCAAAAGTTTTGAGAGGGAACACAAAGGTTTTCGTGAGCGATAGCAAAGTTTCTTGGGGAACGGGAATGTTTTGAGATGGAAGGCAACAGTTTTCTGAGAGAACACAGAGTTTCTCTTGGAGAAGTTGGAGAAcgcaaacattttaaaagggGAAGCAAAGGTTTTGCGAACAAATGCAAAATTTGTCTGGGGAATGCAAACGTTTTAAGAGGGAACACAAAAGCACTGATATTTTTCCTcccatttcatatttttttccttCACCATGTTCCTTTTAAGGGCTCCCCTACCTGATCTATGGAAAAGATTTGATTTGGTCTGTTATTGTGGTATAGTTCAATATACATTCCTAAATGTAATACAATCTGAACTATTTTTGGTTGGTTGCTTTTCTTTTTGGTCCggcttttctcttttttttattctcaGCACAGAAGGAAAGCTTCAGGTGGTGAAAGGCAACTCAAAGAGTTTTTGTgaggaaaataaaaatcattttgatGAGGAAGTTTACAAAGCAAAACTCATCACTTCTCTGTTCAGACAAATTGTGGTTCAAATATGGGAAGTATCTAGACTGTAAACCCAGCCCGATCTGCCGGAGATTTGATTTCGTCtcagctcaggctggaaacctgtacatattTCTTGCTTCTTTTACCATTTTACCgggaccaatcacaaaccgGCTTATCTACCTGGCACACTATTGGTCATCGAGTGGTTTAACATGGATAGAGAAGTTAGGGATCatttggttgaaggactatccaattttGTATAGAGTCAtgtgaactatgcccgttgatcacgcctcttgatgtctgattggttgaaggactatccaattgcgtttagattcatttgaactatgcccgttgatcacacctcttgtgcggtagaaaatacagagcagactccccacaTCAAcgttcaatcttaaaagatcGAGCTTAGTCTGGCGATATAGCCAGACAAGGAAGTATCCAAATATTCTAACCTTTTTCTCCCCCCAAAAACTGACTTTAcaactttatatttcacatttgcAACTTTACTTCTaacaattataaaattatacCTCAAAACTGTGACTTTATTGCTCAGAAGTGCGATTTCATTTGCTTTATCTTATATTTCTGGGTTTATAAAACACTGGCAAACAATGAAGCCTTCTACTGTTCTGACGTTGTTTTGGGGTCTCTATTTTCTTGTGTTGTTCAGCTCTTCTGCCCATTCCTGTCATCAGCAGATACTGCGCACAACATccttcatcatcttcatcatcatgttcactgctgtgttcagtgttgaatgtgagtcatgtgactctctcctggttcaaaggaaacagtttatggtccagcatcagtgtgtctgatctcAGCAGCAGCGTCTCTTTACATCTGGAGGTGGAATATCAGGATAACaacacctacagctgtgtgCTCAACAATCccgtcagaaatcattctcaacATCTGGACATCAGACGACTCTGCCAAAAACATTCAGGTATGACAGTGATGACATGATGGGGTGGGGTCAATTATCCCTTTTAAATACAACTGTCGCTCCTCTATTGAGCGCTTTAAAGTACACACAAGCTTTTGTGATAAACAGGAGTGACAACCAAATTCTACAACCAAATGAATTATGTTAGTGTTTAGGCTACATCACCAAACTCAACAAATAATAGTAGCACCAGCAGCTGCTCTGTTCCCTTTAAGATGGTGATGAAGTCACGCCGATTCTCAGGTGAACGGAGCCATCATAAATCACAAGCTCTTGGCAAGAATGAATCCAGAAACTGATGCAGATCTTCAGTGTGAAATTTGTTCTTGACACAGATCGAGCTTTGGTGTCGAACGTAACATTACTAGACAAAAGTAATACACAACCTACCgtcacaaaataaacaaatacataaataatatacGCAAATATATGTGGGCAATTCTATAATTTCAGGTACTTTTCTGCTGCTTTTTTCAAATTGTTATATTCAAAAATCAGGATTTATTTTTGTCGAATTAgtcaaaaaaaaatactatcaTTGTGTAAAccaaatactttattttacttttattttgataatattTCATGAATTTTATTCATAAAAGCCGTAAATAGTAATTTTCTTAATTCTACAacattaaatagtttaaaaataacttttatctTATAAAAATGTCTGTCCATAAATCTTAAAGCGTCAATTCTGTTTCCGTACCATTCTTTGCCTTGGTGGAATGATCTCCAACAACTCTAAGACAGGAAATGATGTCCCTTTCCCTCACTGATGAGATCTGAAacactgaagtgtgtgtgtgtgtgtgtgtgtgtgtgtgtgtgtgtgtgtgtgtgtgtgtgtgtgtgtatgctgtGCTGTGCTCTCTCTGAGGAAATATTTTAATCTAATGAGTCATTTTGTAAAAACCACAATATCAAAAGAAGAACATACTTTATCACTGATCACACAGTGGGTTGTTtaaagtctttttttatttgtgatttcagtgccgtgagtttttggctaaaaagtttaaaatcatCAATCCTGTTTCTTTCAAATGTTATTTCTACACATTCCCTAATTTGCCCGTAACAGAGTTGACAAACAATActataatgttttttgttttgtttgtttggtaaAGTAAAAAAGAAAGTAACTTGTGTTTAGAGTATAAACCAGTCTAGAGATGTACTGAGAAAgactaaagcaacacaattgctcTACAGAAGAGTGGAGCATTTGCTTAGCTTTAGACTAAAACAACTAATGTTAGTAATAATAGCGGCTTTGTTGAATGCTTAGCATTTAAGATGCTAATGTGTGCTGTTGCTAACTAAAGGTTTGTCAACTAGCTAGTGCAGTATTATAATTCAGCtgtgtaacattaaaatatatgaaactggcatggatggatgaatatatgaaattgaatgcCTGAGTCGTGTGAGGAAGCCatataaaattcactttgagactatttaatacttaattcggtcaattaaaatgtattattccaTGTCACATAACATGAACGAATTATGTTTGTTAAACTTGATTCATGTGGGACAGATGTACCCAATTAATGTAAATccaacaaacttttttttccagtgtAATAAATGGTCCTGGCAACACTGTAAAGAGAACACACCGTTTCTGCTTTTCCAGTATTAGCTAAATACAGCTCGTATGTGAACGGTGCTTTTGCCTGATATACGTTTTTGGCCGCTCACTGTAAATAAGATAGGTACACACACAGCCATCAAACATCACTGTCATTATGGTCATCACTACGATTACAGTTCTATAAACATTCTGAACTACAATTCAGGGGATTTGCTCGTGCGTTTTCCCACCATTAAAGTATGGCTTGCCGTTAACAGCCCAAAACTGATGATTATGAGCTAGAACAGAACTATCAGCTGTTTAACAGTTTAGTTTAAGTACTAAAGtctttaaatgattttaaattgTACTTTCCTCTCATCCCTATAGACTATGTCCACTATTATGGGTTCACTGAAGCTGTGATCCGGTTGGCTCTCTCTGCTCTGGTGGGCGTGGCCGCTGTTGCTGTGCTGGTTTATGCCATCTGTTGAACTTTAAAGTGTCCTAATCATGTAAACATCAGGTCAAATGATTATAGAAAATTAAGGAACTTGCATCTTACAGGTTCATTTAAACGAGTATTGAATCTGAAATGAGAAAGATAAGAATCTCTTTAGCTAATGGATCTGAAGAGCTCAGACAGTTGAAGGATGTTTCTGTTCAAACAGTGAGAAAGAGTTTGCATAGCTGAGAAGAGTGTGTCTAAGTGTTTAAAGGCCTTTATCAGATTGAACATGACGGGCAGCACAAACTCCACCAGACTCTCACAATTAAATTTATTAGAATAATTTGACTTAAGAAAGATTGAAACAAATTTTgagattgaaacaaatatttaagtcatttaaaatgatttcacAGTTATAGTAAGAAAACAGAACTGTGTTTATTGTCACGGCCCTCTCAGATGTCACTTTCAGCAGTATGCAGAAACCTTCTGAGGTCATGGAAGAACCCTTCTCACCGTTTACAGGAACAGATCTTCTCACTCTGACTGAGCACGTGAGATTCAGATCCATTAGCCGTATTAAAGAAGCGAAAGCTTAAAAATGAGATGCTACgtcagtttaatttattttttttaggcaGAAAAGGCAGCAAACCCTGCAGGCTTGTAGTTTTGATTGATGCACTGATGATTATATCATTGTGATTTCATACAGAATTACATAGCATGTGAAGAGAGACACTGAATTGAGtgacatttattttcaaaattaaaGATTTAATATTGACAAACCTTTTATGTACTTGTAAACCTTTTAAATAAAAGCTGTAAAGATTtgtgattttatatttttgttaagTCTACTCAGACGTGTTTTTGTCATGCAGTGAGAAGAATGAAGTTTATCTACAGTAAGCCTATTAAATTCGCTGTAACTGAGTCGAGTTGAAGTCTGCTGTGTCTATTATTGAATGtacacacacctaaaggattattaggaacatctgttcaatttctcattaatgcaattatctaatcaaccaatcacatggtagttgcttcaatgcatttaggggtgtggtcctggtcaagacaatctcctgaactccaaactgaatatcagaatgggaaagaaaggtgatttaagcaattttgagcgtggcatggttgttggtgccagacgggccggtctgagtatttcacaatctgctcagttactgggattttcgcgcacaaccatttctagggtttacaaagaatggagtgaaaagggaaaaacatccagtatgcggcagtcctgtgggcgaaaatgccttgttgatgccagaggtcagaggagaatgggccgactgatcaaagctgatagaagagcaactttgactgaaataaccactcgttacaaccgaggtatgcagcaaagcattagtgaagccacaacatacacaaccttgaggtggatgggctcaCAGCCtgcctgagcattgtttctgaccatcaatcaatcaatcaactttatttatatagcgcttttacaatcacgattgtgtcaaagcagcttcacagtgtcaaacaggataatattgcgacaaaattagatttggctgtacagtcgtactggagaaaacagtgatgttatcagcttagtttaatttatcatatagcgacaatgttggc
This genomic window contains:
- the LOC137040104 gene encoding SLAM family member 5-like; protein product: MKMRHTFVFFCLWILYLADVCGVETSETETISAMEGDSVTLNTDVTELQRHVIVWTFGPQGTHIAKINVHNETFHDGADGRFRDRLKLDSQTGSLTITNISTEHAGLYQIEMVVENNISIKKFIVNVYALLPIPVISRYCAQHPSSSSSSCSLLCSVLNVSHVTLSWFKGNSLWSSISVSDLSSSVSLHLEVEYQDNNTYSCVLNNPVRNHSQHLDIRRLCQKHSDYVHYYGFTEAVIRLALSALVGVAAVAVLVYAIC